In Nonomuraea sp. NBC_00507, the following are encoded in one genomic region:
- a CDS encoding NAD(P)H-dependent oxidoreductase, with product MKTLIVYAHPEPRSLNGSLKDLAVATLEKAGHEVRVSDLYAMRWKAVVDAGDFGPSASSPLKVAADSGRAFDTGTLISDVRAEQEKLLWADVIIFQFPLWWYTMPAILKGWVDRVFTYNFAYGVGEHSDVKYGERFGEGTLVGRRALLSVTAGGPESHYAERGINGPIDDLLFPIHHGILYYPGIEVLPPFVLYGTDRTTDEDFPDIAKAWEQRLLTLESTEPIAFRRQNFGDYEIPSLHLKEGLEPAGRSGFGLHVRP from the coding sequence ATGAAGACGCTGATCGTCTATGCCCACCCGGAGCCGAGGTCGCTCAACGGCTCGCTGAAGGACCTGGCGGTGGCCACGCTGGAGAAGGCGGGGCACGAGGTGCGGGTCAGTGACCTGTACGCGATGCGCTGGAAGGCGGTCGTGGACGCCGGGGACTTCGGCCCGTCCGCTTCGAGCCCGCTGAAGGTCGCCGCGGACTCGGGGCGGGCCTTCGACACCGGGACCCTCATCTCGGACGTCCGCGCCGAGCAGGAGAAGCTGCTGTGGGCGGACGTGATCATCTTTCAGTTCCCGTTGTGGTGGTACACGATGCCGGCGATCCTCAAAGGCTGGGTTGACCGGGTCTTCACGTACAACTTCGCGTACGGTGTCGGCGAGCACAGCGACGTCAAGTACGGGGAGCGTTTCGGTGAGGGGACCCTCGTGGGCAGGCGGGCGCTGCTGTCGGTGACCGCGGGCGGTCCGGAGTCGCACTACGCCGAGCGCGGGATCAACGGCCCGATCGACGACCTGCTGTTCCCGATCCACCACGGGATCCTTTACTACCCGGGGATCGAGGTGCTGCCGCCGTTCGTGCTGTACGGCACGGACCGGACCACCGACGAGGACTTCCCGGACATCGCCAAGGCCTGGGAGCAGCGGCTGCTGACCTTGGAGTCGACCGAGCCGATCGCGTTCCGGCGGCAGAACTTCGGCGACTACGAGATCCCGTCGCTGCACCTGAAGGAGGGGCTGGAGCCCGCGGGCCGCTCGGGATTCGGGCTGCACGTGCGGCCTTAG
- a CDS encoding GNAT family N-acetyltransferase: MISCRPTVPADLDRVTAWIVTEPVGWIPADRYLADLAEDMYRPEWTWIAEVDDRVVGRALWWGPRDSMHPVALDCLDVDPAVGDRAAVAAELIRAALAGFPQPVQYAIKAAGGWRDDPAISVAVEWRRAAAHAAGLTREVERLQYEWAPADGVPPATGVLRFAEASDEEFLTVFTRIAEGSLDAQTRANLAAKGVDATARDEMDFYLRAPGKREWWRIAYTHEGEVAGMAIPSATPYNVNVGYLGVVPEFRGRGYVDEVLAEITRIHAANGESRVTATTDVGNAPMAAAFGRAGYRNTEIRINLSNDLRP, from the coding sequence GTGATCTCCTGTCGCCCTACCGTCCCCGCCGACCTCGACCGCGTGACCGCGTGGATCGTGACCGAGCCCGTCGGCTGGATCCCCGCCGACCGTTACCTCGCAGATCTGGCCGAGGACATGTACCGGCCGGAATGGACCTGGATCGCCGAGGTTGACGACCGCGTCGTGGGACGGGCGCTGTGGTGGGGGCCGAGGGACAGCATGCACCCGGTCGCGCTCGACTGCCTCGACGTGGATCCCGCAGTGGGTGACCGTGCCGCCGTCGCCGCCGAGCTGATCAGGGCCGCGCTGGCCGGATTCCCGCAGCCGGTGCAGTACGCGATCAAGGCGGCCGGCGGCTGGCGCGACGATCCGGCCATCTCGGTGGCCGTGGAATGGCGGCGGGCGGCAGCACACGCGGCGGGCCTCACCCGGGAAGTGGAGCGGCTGCAGTACGAGTGGGCACCCGCCGACGGGGTTCCCCCGGCGACTGGTGTGCTGCGGTTCGCCGAGGCCTCCGACGAGGAGTTCCTGACGGTGTTCACGAGAATCGCCGAGGGCAGCCTGGACGCCCAGACCCGGGCGAACCTGGCGGCCAAGGGCGTGGACGCGACCGCGCGCGACGAGATGGACTTCTATCTCAGGGCGCCGGGCAAGCGGGAGTGGTGGCGGATCGCCTATACGCACGAGGGTGAGGTGGCGGGTATGGCGATCCCCTCGGCGACGCCGTACAACGTGAACGTCGGGTATCTCGGGGTGGTCCCGGAGTTCCGGGGGCGCGGCTACGTGGACGAGGTGCTCGCCGAGATCACCCGCATCCACGCGGCCAACGGAGAGTCGCGCGTCACCGCCACCACCGACGTGGGCAACGCGCCGATGGCGGCCGCGTTCGGGCGCGCCGGATACCGCAACACGGAGATCCGGATCAACCTCTCCAACGACCTCCGGCCCTAA
- a CDS encoding LysR substrate-binding domain-containing protein, with protein sequence MVDGVADRSGKPCRGNLARDHRLAGKEHVTLDDIGDEALPRLPDATWNAYWRIDPRPGGSPAPDGPFIEAPEEKFELIAAGQAVAIVSAGLRAETLHPDIIGIPLEGVEPSQVALATRAGDDNRLLTPFLKAAQTHLTGG encoded by the coding sequence GTGGTAGACGGCGTTGCCGATCGCAGTGGTAAGCCCTGTCGAGGGAACCTCGCCCGCGATCATCGCTTGGCCGGCAAGGAGCACGTCACTCTCGACGACATCGGCGACGAAGCCCTCCCCCGTCTGCCCGACGCGACCTGGAACGCCTACTGGCGGATCGACCCGCGGCCAGGCGGCAGTCCCGCGCCGGACGGCCCGTTCATCGAGGCTCCTGAGGAGAAGTTCGAACTGATCGCGGCCGGACAGGCCGTGGCCATCGTCTCGGCCGGCCTGCGCGCCGAGACCCTCCACCCCGACATCATCGGCATCCCCTTGGAGGGAGTGGAGCCGAGCCAGGTCGCCCTCGCCACTCGCGCAGGCGATGACAACCGCCTGCTCACACCCTTCCTCAAGGCCGCCCAAACCCACCTCACGGGCGGTTAG